A DNA window from bacterium contains the following coding sequences:
- the obgE gene encoding GTPase ObgE encodes MAGTDFIDECRVFVSAGDGGRGCLSFRREKFVPRGGPDGGNGGRGGSVVFTADGGLSTLLDTRHRKFHRADNGKHGAGARKNGRGGEDLIVRLPLGTVVKDEVRGEVLVELVSEGQTWMAARGGNGGRGNACFATSTNQAPHKTEPGEPGQEGWLRLELKVLADVGLLGFPNAGKSTLVSRVSQAKPRIASYPFTTLQPHLGMVEVGDARFVIADIPGLIPGAHEGAGLGHRFLRHVERTRMLVHLLDPEPGVMGSDAERSPLADYHALRNELEAYASELAQRSEIVCLTKADLVPDPEDRAEIAADLLAAGLEVQWISAATGEGVDVLMQRLANDVGRQ; translated from the coding sequence GTGGCGGGCACCGATTTCATTGACGAGTGCCGCGTCTTCGTTAGCGCTGGGGACGGCGGACGCGGGTGTCTTTCCTTTCGGCGGGAGAAGTTCGTTCCGCGCGGAGGACCCGACGGCGGAAACGGCGGGCGCGGGGGTTCGGTCGTGTTCACCGCCGACGGCGGATTGTCGACGCTGCTCGACACGCGTCACCGAAAGTTCCACCGCGCCGACAACGGCAAGCACGGAGCCGGGGCGCGCAAGAACGGACGCGGCGGAGAAGACCTGATCGTACGGCTACCGCTGGGTACCGTCGTAAAAGACGAAGTCCGCGGCGAAGTACTGGTCGAACTCGTGAGCGAAGGGCAGACCTGGATGGCTGCGCGCGGCGGAAACGGCGGGCGCGGCAATGCCTGCTTTGCCACCTCGACCAACCAGGCACCCCACAAAACCGAACCGGGAGAACCCGGCCAGGAAGGCTGGTTGCGACTGGAACTGAAGGTGCTCGCCGACGTTGGCCTGCTCGGCTTTCCCAACGCCGGGAAGTCGACCCTGGTATCCCGTGTTTCGCAGGCAAAACCACGTATTGCGAGCTATCCGTTCACCACCTTGCAACCACACCTGGGCATGGTGGAAGTCGGCGACGCGCGCTTCGTGATCGCCGATATTCCGGGCTTGATCCCCGGGGCACACGAAGGTGCGGGACTCGGGCATCGTTTCCTACGCCACGTCGAGCGCACTCGCATGCTCGTACACCTTCTGGATCCCGAGCCGGGAGTGATGGGCAGCGACGCGGAGCGTTCGCCGCTTGCCGACTACCATGCGCTGCGCAATGAACTCGAGGCGTACGCGAGTGAACTCGCGCAGCGCTCGGAGATCGTATGCCTGACCAAGGCGGATCTGGTCCCCGACCCGGAAGATCGCGCGGAAATCGCAGCGGATCTACTCGCCGCCGGGCTGGAAGTCCAGTGGATCTCAGCCGCTACCGGTGAGGGCGTCGACGTGTTGATGCAGCGCCTCGCAAACGACGTGGGAAGGCAATGA
- the rpmA gene encoding 50S ribosomal protein L27: MSHKKGQGSTRNGRDSNGQRRGVKVYGGQEVSAGSILVRQLGTRIHPSRGVGMGRDYTLFALKNGTVKYFDSRRKKFATIQS; the protein is encoded by the coding sequence ATGTCGCACAAAAAGGGTCAGGGCAGCACGAGAAACGGGCGGGACAGCAACGGTCAGCGCCGTGGCGTGAAGGTATACGGCGGTCAAGAAGTATCTGCCGGTTCCATCCTCGTTCGCCAGCTCGGTACTAGGATCCATCCCAGCCGAGGCGTGGGCATGGGTCGCGACTACACGCTGTTCGCGCTGAAGAACGGCACCGTCAAGTACTTCGACAGCCGCAGGAAGAAGTTCGCAACCATCCAGTCGTAG
- a CDS encoding response regulator, producing the protein MPLDKATLERLIEASPDMVVATDAAGNIAYYNDGAQRNLGFSREEIIGHFVTELYPSPQEAKRVMAAMRDPGNGGKGVAVNLPTVFVAKNNQRIPVAISGVILLNDQDEEQGTIGFAKDLTEMQRKDQLAVLGEVAIGLSHEINNPLTVITNQISLLESYLRDAGGIAQLERLASIRQEIGRIEGHIGRLREMSEQEEYTSTGYLGGARMVDLSRVDKPLGPLHGYHLMVVDDDTAVRESVVEILIDAGASVDSATNGREALQRLENSVYELVLSDVVMPEMDGYELLMAARKLCPNTQVVLMTAFYFDKDHIIKRSRMEGLERVLFKKPIKPDRLIQTLSELLTPVEPDPS; encoded by the coding sequence ATGCCTTTGGACAAGGCGACTCTCGAGCGGTTGATCGAAGCTTCACCCGATATGGTGGTTGCGACGGATGCCGCCGGGAACATCGCGTATTACAACGACGGCGCGCAAAGGAACCTGGGTTTTTCGCGCGAAGAGATCATCGGGCACTTCGTGACCGAACTCTATCCGTCGCCCCAGGAAGCCAAGCGGGTCATGGCGGCCATGCGCGATCCGGGAAACGGCGGCAAGGGCGTTGCGGTCAACTTGCCGACGGTCTTCGTGGCCAAGAACAATCAGAGGATCCCCGTCGCCATCTCCGGAGTCATCCTGCTCAACGATCAGGACGAGGAGCAGGGCACGATCGGCTTTGCCAAGGACCTCACCGAGATGCAGCGCAAAGACCAGCTGGCCGTGCTTGGCGAGGTAGCGATCGGTCTTTCCCATGAGATCAACAACCCGCTCACCGTGATCACGAACCAGATCTCATTGCTAGAGAGCTATCTGCGCGATGCAGGCGGGATCGCGCAACTGGAGCGTTTAGCGAGCATCCGCCAGGAGATCGGGCGAATCGAAGGACACATCGGTCGTCTGCGGGAGATGTCCGAACAGGAAGAATACACCAGCACCGGTTACCTGGGCGGCGCGCGCATGGTCGACCTGTCGAGAGTCGATAAGCCCCTTGGACCGCTGCACGGCTACCATCTGATGGTCGTGGATGACGATACGGCTGTGCGCGAATCCGTGGTCGAGATCCTGATCGACGCAGGCGCAAGTGTGGATTCGGCAACCAATGGGCGCGAAGCGCTCCAACGGCTCGAGAATTCCGTCTACGAGCTGGTGCTCTCGGACGTGGTCATGCCCGAGATGGACGGCTACGAACTCTTGATGGCTGCTCGCAAGCTGTGTCCGAATACACAGGTCGTGTTGATGACGGCCTTCTACTTCGACAAAGACCACATCATCAAGCGAAGTCGTATGGAAGGGCTCGAGCGCGTGCTCTTCAAGAAGCCAATCAAGCCCGATCGTCTGATTCAGACTCTGAGCGAGTTGCTTACGCCGGTTGAGCCTGATCCTTCCTGA
- a CDS encoding glutamate-5-semialdehyde dehydrogenase, protein MNEALVNDLSRRARRAADQVAELSSDVKNAALRAGADALEAGVDSLLEANQKDLEASRERGLAAPLLERLTLDPKRIAGIANGLRDVAALPDPVGEVTGMWNRPSGLQVGRMRIPLGVILVIYESRPNVTADVAGLCLKSGNATLLRGGSEAIHSNSAIAGLLREAAVSCGVPEDAIQLVPKTDREIVDMLLVREEEIDLVVPRGGEALIRRVSEKSRIPVIKHYKGVCHVYLDEFADAKMAAEVTVNSKCNRVSVCNSAETLLIHSSLIEKVMPQVLGALDEQGVRLRGCERTCAIFPQAEPANDEDWSAEYLDMIMSVRVVDSMDQAIDHIRTYGSNHTESIITQDISQARAFVRRVNSSAVLVNASTRFADGFEFGLGAEIGVSTTKMHWYGPMGLEGLTTQKFIGFGEGIVRE, encoded by the coding sequence ATGAATGAGGCCCTGGTCAACGATCTGAGTCGCCGCGCCCGCCGGGCTGCCGACCAGGTTGCGGAATTGTCGAGTGACGTGAAAAACGCCGCCCTGCGCGCCGGGGCCGACGCCCTGGAAGCGGGCGTGGACTCACTCCTGGAGGCCAACCAGAAGGACCTGGAAGCCAGCCGTGAACGCGGCCTGGCGGCGCCCCTGCTCGAACGCCTGACGCTTGACCCGAAACGCATTGCGGGCATCGCCAATGGTCTGCGCGACGTCGCCGCACTTCCCGATCCGGTCGGCGAAGTCACGGGAATGTGGAACCGACCCAGTGGCCTTCAGGTCGGTCGAATGCGCATTCCGCTGGGCGTCATTCTGGTGATCTACGAATCGCGGCCCAATGTGACAGCCGATGTGGCCGGTCTGTGTTTGAAGAGCGGCAACGCGACGCTCTTGCGCGGTGGCTCGGAAGCCATCCATTCAAACAGCGCAATTGCAGGCCTGCTGCGCGAGGCGGCCGTGAGCTGTGGCGTGCCCGAAGATGCGATCCAGCTGGTTCCCAAGACCGATCGCGAGATCGTCGACATGCTTCTGGTGCGTGAAGAAGAAATCGACCTGGTCGTGCCACGCGGCGGAGAGGCACTGATCCGCCGCGTTTCGGAGAAATCCCGCATCCCGGTGATCAAACACTACAAGGGCGTGTGTCACGTATACCTCGACGAGTTTGCGGATGCGAAGATGGCAGCCGAAGTGACGGTGAATTCCAAGTGCAACCGGGTATCGGTGTGCAACTCGGCCGAAACACTCCTGATCCACTCGTCTCTGATCGAAAAGGTCATGCCCCAGGTGCTGGGCGCACTCGACGAACAAGGCGTGCGGCTTCGCGGTTGCGAACGCACCTGCGCCATCTTCCCGCAGGCAGAACCGGCCAACGATGAAGACTGGTCGGCGGAGTACCTGGACATGATCATGTCGGTGCGCGTCGTCGACTCAATGGACCAAGCGATCGACCACATACGCACGTACGGCTCGAATCACACCGAGTCCATCATCACACAGGACATTTCACAGGCTCGCGCGTTTGTGCGCCGCGTCAATTCATCGGCAGTTCTGGTGAATGCGAGCACGCGTTTCGCCGACGGCTTCGAGTTTGGCCTGGGTGCAGAAATCGGTGTGTCGACCACGAAAATGCACTGGTACGGACCGATGGGGCTCGAAGGACTGACGACACAGAAGTTCATCGGCTTCGGCGAAGGAATCGTGCGCGAGTGA
- the proB gene encoding glutamate 5-kinase, translated as MKRSGLKRCKRIVVKVGTSLLTPPRGKIYAPRFFDLAHQIVGLMDRGHEVVLVASGAVGLGAQRLGLAERPKSIPAKQAAAAVGQIDLCRRFGRAFAREHHVIGQILLTHVGLADRVRFLNARHTLEELLAGGIVPLINENDTVSTEELRFGDNDMLSALVVNTCSANLLILLTDTDGLHDRHPEKDGAERIAEVSEVTAKILKLSGGPGSEFGTGGMRSKLEAARTAARFGVPTVIADGQAADVLAGIVDGEDLGTLVHPAENQLSSRKHWIAFSQKPRGTLTLDSGAIRALCERRASLLPAGVVGVAGKFRVGDLVRCVTAAGREVARGLIAYESAEVEMIMGQRTSRISTVLGYCNGNAIIHRNDLIVL; from the coding sequence ATGAAGCGCTCCGGGCTCAAACGCTGCAAACGGATCGTCGTGAAAGTAGGAACATCCCTGCTGACTCCGCCGAGGGGGAAGATCTACGCGCCGCGTTTCTTCGACCTGGCGCATCAGATCGTCGGGCTCATGGATCGGGGGCACGAAGTCGTGTTGGTTGCCTCGGGCGCCGTCGGCCTGGGCGCCCAGCGACTCGGTCTGGCGGAACGACCGAAGTCAATTCCGGCGAAGCAAGCCGCCGCCGCGGTCGGGCAGATCGATCTGTGTCGGCGCTTCGGACGCGCCTTCGCGCGCGAGCATCACGTGATCGGTCAGATCCTGCTCACTCATGTGGGACTTGCGGACCGGGTGCGTTTCCTGAATGCCCGGCACACACTGGAAGAGTTGCTCGCGGGCGGCATCGTGCCGCTGATCAACGAAAACGACACTGTTTCGACGGAAGAACTGCGTTTTGGCGACAACGACATGCTGTCGGCCCTGGTCGTCAATACCTGCAGTGCGAATCTGTTGATACTCCTGACCGACACCGACGGCCTGCACGATCGACATCCAGAAAAGGACGGCGCCGAGCGGATTGCCGAAGTTTCAGAGGTCACGGCGAAGATCCTGAAGCTGAGCGGCGGACCCGGTAGCGAGTTCGGTACCGGTGGCATGCGCTCGAAACTGGAAGCCGCGCGCACCGCCGCGCGCTTTGGCGTGCCGACCGTGATCGCGGACGGACAGGCGGCAGACGTGCTGGCCGGGATCGTCGACGGTGAAGATCTCGGCACACTCGTTCACCCGGCCGAAAATCAGCTTTCCTCGCGCAAACACTGGATCGCCTTCTCGCAGAAGCCCCGGGGCACACTGACGCTGGATTCCGGAGCCATCCGGGCCCTGTGCGAACGCCGCGCGAGCCTGCTCCCGGCCGGGGTGGTCGGAGTCGCCGGAAAGTTCCGCGTGGGCGACCTGGTGCGCTGCGTAACAGCCGCTGGCCGGGAGGTAGCCCGCGGCCTGATCGCCTACGAATCGGCGGAAGTCGAGATGATAATGGGACAGCGAACCTCGCGGATTTCAACGGTTTTGGGCTATTGCAATGGCAACGCCATCATCCACCGCAACGACCTGATCGTGCTCTGA
- the rplU gene encoding 50S ribosomal protein L21: MYAVVKTGGKQLRVSPGDVVDVELLKGDPGDQIELSEVLLVGGDSLKIGNPRVEGARVLATVQGEEKGPKIRIFKFRRRKRYRLHKGHRQHYTRIKIDSIEG; this comes from the coding sequence ATGTATGCGGTTGTAAAAACAGGTGGAAAGCAGCTTCGAGTCAGCCCCGGAGACGTGGTCGACGTAGAACTGCTCAAGGGCGATCCGGGCGACCAGATCGAGCTATCCGAGGTGCTCTTGGTCGGAGGCGATAGCCTCAAGATCGGCAATCCGCGCGTCGAAGGAGCTCGCGTGCTCGCGACCGTGCAGGGCGAGGAAAAGGGACCGAAGATCAGGATCTTCAAGTTCCGGCGCCGCAAGCGCTACCGGCTGCACAAGGGCCACCGCCAGCACTACACACGAATCAAGATCGACTCGATCGAGGGCTGA
- a CDS encoding ComF family protein — MRELGGVRTALEYGGTGAVLVRRFKFDRRLDALAVLIEPLVERVRELPIDGIIPVPRHPGRVRELGCDPVFELARRLARRCGRPLWDGALMRNRQTAPQTGLDPRARRQNIAGSFSTQAAERLNRRILLLDDVTTTGATLREAELALRSGGKPKAVIPVALAGTPPAAWTNPCPVRYNGNDSQVAGGPPVADSVKLTSDLTLGHQANLGEEVSNSDFSAGTEMTVLEEFENAWLVKSDDGQLFNVRKDQAQPA, encoded by the coding sequence ATGCGCGAACTCGGAGGCGTGCGCACGGCACTTGAGTACGGCGGTACCGGCGCTGTACTCGTTCGGCGCTTCAAGTTCGATCGGCGGCTGGACGCCCTGGCCGTGCTGATCGAGCCGCTGGTGGAGCGCGTCCGCGAGCTACCCATCGATGGAATCATCCCGGTGCCGCGTCATCCGGGACGCGTGAGAGAACTGGGGTGTGACCCAGTCTTCGAACTGGCGAGGAGACTCGCCCGCCGATGCGGGCGACCCCTCTGGGATGGGGCCTTGATGCGAAACCGCCAGACGGCCCCGCAGACGGGCCTGGATCCTCGTGCGCGACGTCAGAACATCGCGGGCAGCTTCTCGACGCAAGCGGCAGAACGGTTGAATCGGCGGATCCTGCTTCTGGACGACGTGACGACCACCGGAGCGACTCTGAGGGAGGCAGAACTCGCGCTTCGCTCGGGCGGCAAACCGAAGGCGGTCATTCCCGTGGCTCTGGCCGGAACCCCACCGGCCGCTTGGACGAACCCGTGCCCGGTGCGCTATAACGGCAACGATTCACAGGTAGCGGGAGGCCCCCCAGTGGCGGATTCAGTCAAGCTCACGAGCGATCTCACCCTCGGCCATCAGGCCAACCTCGGCGAGGAAGTCAGTAATAGCGACTTCAGCGCGGGTACTGAAATGACCGTGCTCGAGGAGTTCGAAAACGCGTGGCTCGTCAAGAGCGACGACGGCCAGTTGTTCAACGTCAGGAAGGATCAGGCTCAACCGGCGTAA
- the rsfS gene encoding ribosome silencing factor: MESREKALVIAETISDKKGLDVQVLDVADVCSFTSFFVIATGTSPRHVKTLSDAAVVACKKGGSKVLSVEGERTGNWVLVDLGDVVVHLFREEAREFYSLERLWGEAETIELKAAGG; this comes from the coding sequence TTGGAATCGAGAGAAAAGGCGCTTGTGATTGCCGAGACAATCTCTGACAAGAAGGGTCTGGACGTTCAGGTTCTCGACGTGGCGGACGTGTGCTCATTCACCAGCTTTTTCGTGATTGCGACAGGTACTTCACCACGCCACGTCAAGACTCTGTCCGACGCGGCGGTGGTGGCCTGCAAGAAGGGCGGCTCCAAGGTTCTCAGCGTCGAAGGCGAGCGAACAGGCAACTGGGTCCTGGTGGACCTCGGGGATGTGGTGGTCCACTTGTTCCGCGAGGAGGCTCGTGAGTTCTACTCACTCGAGCGCCTCTGGGGTGAAGCCGAGACAATCGAACTGAAGGCTGCGGGCGGCTGA
- the trxB gene encoding thioredoxin-disulfide reductase: MSESPEHTKILIVGSGPAGYTAAIYAGRAELAPVVVAGTAFGGQLMLTTEVENYPGFPEGITGPDLMDLFQKQAERFDARIVFEDALEIDFDTRPFRVKTDSKSFTSDALIISTGATARWLGLESEEAFKNKGVSACATCDGALYRGKAMVVIGGGDTAVEEALFLTRFASVVHVIHRRDSLRASKIMQDRALANPKIELVWDSVLEEVLGNDDGVTGVRIKNVKTGDLSELAVEAVFIAIGHQPNTELVAHRLATHPNGYLAVEPGTSRTNIEGIFACGDVMDANYRQAITAAGTGCVAALDAERWLAENE, encoded by the coding sequence ATGTCTGAATCCCCCGAACACACCAAGATCCTGATCGTGGGCAGTGGTCCTGCCGGTTACACAGCCGCCATCTACGCCGGGCGCGCTGAACTGGCACCTGTGGTCGTTGCGGGTACCGCGTTCGGTGGCCAGCTCATGCTGACCACCGAAGTGGAGAATTACCCGGGCTTTCCCGAAGGCATCACGGGCCCCGATTTGATGGACTTGTTCCAGAAGCAGGCCGAGCGCTTCGACGCACGCATCGTGTTCGAGGATGCGCTCGAAATCGATTTTGATACCCGGCCTTTTCGCGTGAAGACCGATAGCAAGAGTTTCACCAGCGATGCCCTGATCATCTCGACCGGAGCCACCGCGCGCTGGCTTGGTCTCGAGTCCGAAGAAGCCTTCAAGAACAAGGGTGTGTCCGCGTGTGCGACCTGCGATGGGGCACTCTATCGCGGCAAGGCCATGGTCGTGATCGGGGGCGGCGACACTGCTGTTGAGGAAGCCCTGTTTCTGACTCGCTTTGCGAGTGTCGTGCACGTCATCCACCGGCGCGACTCACTCCGAGCCAGCAAGATCATGCAGGATCGCGCTCTCGCCAATCCGAAGATTGAACTCGTCTGGGACAGTGTGCTCGAGGAAGTGCTCGGCAACGACGACGGGGTGACGGGAGTGCGAATCAAGAACGTGAAAACTGGCGACCTTTCGGAGCTGGCGGTCGAAGCCGTGTTCATTGCAATCGGCCACCAACCCAATACCGAACTGGTGGCCCACCGCCTCGCCACGCATCCCAACGGCTATCTCGCCGTGGAACCGGGCACGAGCCGGACGAACATCGAAGGTATTTTTGCGTGCGGCGATGTGATGGATGCGAACTACCGCCAGGCGATTACCGCAGCCGGAACCGGCTGTGTGGCCGCGCTCGACGCCGAGCGCTGGCTCGCGGAAAACGAGTGA
- the nadD gene encoding nicotinate (nicotinamide) nucleotide adenylyltransferase has product MNLGILGGTFNPIHQAHLRLGEEAREALGLDRLLFIPAGDPPLKHSNIAPGRHRLALLELAIGTNPAFETCDLELRRDGPSYTVDTLEVLRERHADSRLWFVMGADTLPDLDKWHRPERLFELASFAIASRPGFAQSPLEHMPTRFARAFRKIETGWMHESGNELRRIEFTPLQISASEIRRRIRAGLSVRYLTPDEVIDYLRKHSLYSSEEESLDPGGPTS; this is encoded by the coding sequence GTGAACCTGGGAATCCTCGGCGGCACCTTCAATCCGATCCACCAGGCGCACCTCCGCCTGGGCGAGGAGGCACGGGAAGCTCTGGGACTGGATCGACTGCTCTTCATTCCTGCCGGCGACCCGCCTTTGAAACATTCGAACATCGCGCCTGGCCGGCATCGACTGGCGTTGCTGGAACTCGCAATCGGGACGAATCCAGCCTTCGAAACCTGCGACCTGGAACTGCGCCGCGACGGACCCAGTTATACGGTCGACACTCTCGAGGTGCTTCGAGAGCGTCACGCGGATAGTCGACTCTGGTTCGTGATGGGCGCCGACACCCTGCCCGACCTCGACAAATGGCATCGACCCGAGCGCCTGTTCGAACTGGCCAGTTTTGCAATCGCCTCGCGCCCGGGCTTTGCACAGTCGCCACTGGAACACATGCCAACTCGCTTCGCGCGCGCGTTTCGCAAGATCGAAACGGGCTGGATGCACGAGTCCGGAAACGAACTGCGCCGGATCGAGTTCACACCTCTACAGATTTCCGCGAGTGAGATCAGACGGCGCATCCGGGCCGGACTCTCGGTGCGTTATCTGACCCCAGACGAAGTCATCGACTATCTGCGGAAACACAGCCTGTACAGCTCAGAAGAAGAATCGTTGGACCCCGGCGGCCCAACGAGCTAA
- a CDS encoding 2,3-bisphosphoglycerate-independent phosphoglycerate mutase: MSSGRPVVLVVVDGFGIGSGGADDATALAHAPFFERIADAYPSTQIGTSGAAVGLPDGQMGNSEVGHMTLGAGRILDQDMVRIQKSIAAGELASNPVVQELIDAARKAGGRLHLMGLISDGGVHSSMDHLHGLLDLCEQKDLQPILHAFTDGRDTAPRSALRWIEPIEARIAELNGCIATLGGRYWAMDRDKRWERVVRAYRAITLREGEPAASAVEAVKNAYARDRGDEFIDPSVIANGPALGDGDAVLFFNFRADRARELSNALTRAVPDALGPEILELPALALGAFTSLTLYDDDFEFPAIFEALDVPRSLGEVIADSGVSQLRIAETEKYAHVTYFFSGGREQVFAGEKRVLIPSPRDVPTYDLKPEMSAVQLTDALLEELEENDHGFVLINFANPDMVGHTGVIPACVQAVEVVAACLDRVSSAVLAKGGCLLITSDHGNIEELIDADGKPQTAHTTNPVPLYYLARDVESARLEPGGLADLAATVCHLLDLPVPDEMTGKCLLRNDRGSSNS, translated from the coding sequence ATGAGTTCGGGTCGACCCGTCGTCCTGGTCGTGGTGGACGGCTTTGGAATCGGATCCGGCGGTGCTGACGATGCCACTGCGCTGGCCCATGCACCGTTTTTCGAACGCATCGCTGACGCCTACCCCTCGACACAGATCGGGACCTCGGGGGCCGCCGTCGGTCTTCCCGATGGACAGATGGGGAATTCCGAAGTCGGCCATATGACGCTGGGCGCTGGTCGCATCCTGGACCAGGACATGGTGCGCATCCAGAAGTCGATTGCAGCCGGTGAACTCGCCAGCAATCCCGTCGTGCAGGAATTGATCGACGCGGCGCGCAAAGCGGGTGGGCGTCTGCACCTGATGGGATTGATCTCCGACGGCGGCGTGCACAGTTCAATGGATCACCTGCACGGGTTGCTCGACCTTTGTGAGCAGAAAGACCTGCAACCGATCCTGCACGCCTTCACTGACGGACGCGATACAGCGCCGCGATCGGCATTGCGATGGATCGAACCCATTGAGGCACGCATCGCGGAGTTGAACGGATGCATCGCGACGCTTGGTGGGCGCTACTGGGCCATGGATCGGGACAAGCGCTGGGAGCGTGTCGTGCGCGCCTACCGCGCGATCACTTTGCGCGAAGGCGAGCCGGCCGCCAGCGCCGTCGAGGCCGTGAAAAATGCGTATGCACGCGATCGGGGCGACGAGTTCATCGATCCATCGGTGATCGCCAACGGACCGGCGCTCGGAGATGGCGACGCGGTGCTCTTCTTCAACTTTCGAGCAGATCGCGCACGCGAACTCAGCAATGCCCTGACGCGAGCCGTGCCCGATGCTCTCGGGCCCGAGATCCTCGAACTTCCGGCGCTTGCACTGGGCGCATTCACCAGCCTGACTCTTTACGATGACGACTTCGAATTTCCGGCGATCTTCGAAGCACTCGATGTTCCGCGCAGCCTGGGTGAAGTCATCGCAGACTCCGGTGTCTCCCAATTGCGCATCGCCGAGACCGAGAAGTACGCCCACGTCACCTACTTCTTCAGTGGCGGCCGCGAGCAGGTATTCGCCGGCGAGAAACGCGTGCTGATTCCCTCTCCGCGCGACGTGCCTACCTACGACTTGAAGCCGGAGATGAGTGCGGTCCAGTTGACCGACGCGCTACTGGAGGAACTCGAAGAAAACGACCACGGGTTCGTTCTGATCAATTTTGCAAATCCCGACATGGTCGGACACACGGGCGTCATCCCTGCGTGCGTGCAGGCCGTCGAAGTCGTCGCCGCCTGCCTCGATCGCGTGAGCAGTGCCGTCCTGGCCAAGGGTGGCTGTCTACTAATCACTTCCGACCACGGGAATATCGAAGAGCTGATCGATGCCGATGGCAAACCTCAAACCGCTCACACGACCAACCCCGTACCCCTGTATTACCTGGCGCGCGACGTCGAGTCAGCTCGCCTGGAACCCGGCGGTCTGGCCGATCTGGCTGCGACCGTCTGCCACCTGCTCGATCTCCCGGTCCCGGACGAAATGACTGGCAAATGCCTCCTGCGAAACGATCGGGGCTCCTCGAACTCCTAG
- a CDS encoding phospholipase, producing the protein MTPEQYGQVLGKIGPAILSVLTSMETAMRFLHPPVIAKLRESMAPVLEQFDAAQAEFEQIEPPPEIAEVHTQLSRCVECTGRACHLFCDDSAGPDATLRILEAMRQHARAQEALYPLRNAAPPFAHFFAEKHVHEQIEQLDPEPRQGISVGLHASGSGDDSERGGFSFYVPETYDGTRDWPLVVALHGGSGNGRDFIWTWLREARSRKFLLLAPTSLGSTWSFNGPDVDGSALKSIVEHIGETWRIDRTRILLTGLSDGATYSLFSGLAEGSIFTNLAPVSGVLHPANLSNGNLTRAVNRSIYLTHGALDWMFPVQVAQMARDELEKAGAQLVYREIENLSHTYPREENGRIIEWFLGAN; encoded by the coding sequence CGAGCAATACGGTCAGGTGCTGGGCAAGATCGGACCCGCCATACTCTCTGTGCTGACCAGCATGGAAACAGCCATGCGCTTCCTGCATCCGCCGGTCATCGCAAAGCTCCGCGAATCCATGGCCCCGGTGCTCGAGCAGTTCGACGCCGCGCAAGCGGAGTTCGAGCAGATCGAGCCGCCGCCCGAAATCGCCGAGGTACACACCCAGCTCAGCCGCTGCGTCGAGTGTACGGGGCGCGCCTGTCACCTGTTTTGCGACGATTCCGCCGGACCCGACGCCACCCTGCGGATCCTCGAAGCGATGAGACAGCACGCGAGAGCCCAGGAGGCGCTTTACCCACTTCGCAACGCGGCGCCGCCGTTTGCGCACTTCTTCGCGGAGAAGCACGTGCACGAGCAGATCGAACAACTCGATCCGGAGCCTCGGCAAGGGATCAGTGTGGGTCTGCACGCCAGCGGCTCGGGTGATGATTCGGAGCGCGGGGGCTTCTCGTTCTACGTGCCGGAAACCTACGACGGCACGAGAGACTGGCCGCTGGTGGTCGCCTTGCACGGAGGCTCGGGAAACGGCCGCGATTTCATCTGGACCTGGTTGCGCGAGGCTCGCAGTCGCAAGTTTCTATTGCTGGCACCGACTTCTCTCGGTTCGACGTGGTCGTTCAACGGCCCGGACGTCGACGGCTCCGCCCTCAAGTCGATCGTCGAGCACATCGGAGAGACCTGGCGAATCGACCGCACCCGCATCTTGCTGACCGGCCTGTCCGACGGTGCCACCTATTCGCTCTTCTCTGGGCTGGCCGAGGGCTCGATTTTCACGAATCTGGCGCCGGTTTCCGGGGTCCTGCACCCCGCGAATCTCTCCAACGGAAACCTGACGAGGGCCGTGAATAGATCGATCTACCTGACCCACGGCGCGCTCGACTGGATGTTCCCGGTCCAGGTGGCCCAGATGGCGCGTGACGAACTCGAGAAGGCCGGTGCGCAGCTGGTCTACCGCGAGATCGAGAACCTCTCCCACACCTATCCCCGGGAAGAGAATGGCCGCATCATCGAATGGTTTCTGGGCGCAAACTGA